A window of the Lactuca sativa cultivar Salinas chromosome 5, Lsat_Salinas_v11, whole genome shotgun sequence genome harbors these coding sequences:
- the LOC111913385 gene encoding non-specific lipid transfer protein GPI-anchored 15 has protein sequence MASNTCFALSTLLILYFLAASTSVLEVDGAGECGKTPIRSAALSLSPCLAAGGNAKAKVPPMCCTKVNALINTAPKCLCAVLLSPLAIQAGIKPAIAIGIPKRCNIKKRPIGKKCGRYIVP, from the exons ATGGCATCAAACACATGCTTTGCATTGTCAACTCTATTAATTTTGTACTTCTTGGCTGCATCAACTTCTGTTCTAGAAGTCGATGGAGCTGGTGAGTGTGGAAAAACACCTATTCGGTCTGCTGCCCTTAGCTTGAGCCCATGCTTGGCTGCAGGTGGGAATGCCAAGGCTAAGGTTCCACCAATGTGTTGTACCAAGGTTAACGCTTTAATCAATACTGCACCAAAGTGTCTTTGTGCGGTTTTGCTTTCTCCATTGGCTATCCAAGCTGGTATAAAGCCTGCTATTGCGATAGGCATCCCTAAGCGATGTAACATCAAAAAGAGGCCAATCGGGAAGAAGTGTGGGA GATACATCGTGCCATGA